A segment of the Leclercia adecarboxylata genome:
GATATCAAGAGCACCGATATTTCCGTAGAAACCGAGAAAAACGTGGTCACGCTGAGTGGCTTTGTCGAAAGCCAGGCGCAGGCTGAAAAAGCCGTTGCCGTGGCGAAAAAGGTAGAGGGTGTGACCTCCGTCAGCGACAAACTGCACGTGCGTGACGGCAAAGAGCAGTCCGCCAAAGGCTATGCCGGCGATACTGCAACCACCAGCGAAATCAAAGCTAAACTGTTAGCTGATGACATCGTGCCATCACGTAAAGTGAAGGTTGAAACCACCGACGGTGTGGTTCAGCTGAGCGGTACGGTGGATTCCAAGGCACAAAGTGACCGTGCCGAGAGCATCGCAAAAGCCATTGATGGCGTGAAAAGCGTTAAAAACGATCTGAAAGTTAAATAAAACACGACAATCGTCCTTCTGGCTGAGGCCAGAAGGCGAGATAAGAATTACACCTTAGATATCGCCGTGAGCAACCTGAGCGCTCACCATGCGGTCGACATTAACTATGGTTAAGGAGAGTCTTATGTTTCGTTGGGGCATTATTTTTCTGGTTATCGCGTTAATTGCCGCCGCTCTGGGTTTTGGTGGTCTGGCAGGTACAGCGGCGGGCGCGGCGAAAATTGTCTTCGTCGTCGGTATTATCCTGTTCCTGGTTAGCCTGTTCACCGGACGCCGTCGTCCATAGCTCAGGTTATGGGTACGTTGACGAAAAAGGCTCATGCACAGCATGAGCCTTTTTTTATGGCTGACGTTTGCCCGCATCCGATTTGAGTAAAACACCGGGTGTACGCTACTGTGTAGGGACAGAACAAATAAAAAAACAGGAAAGCA
Coding sequences within it:
- the osmY gene encoding molecular chaperone OsmY codes for the protein MNTKKLTISKTLLAVMMGSALVCGSAMAETTTTDKAQSAANTAGEKIDNSMNKVGNFMDDSSITAKVKAALVDADDIKSTDISVETEKNVVTLSGFVESQAQAEKAVAVAKKVEGVTSVSDKLHVRDGKEQSAKGYAGDTATTSEIKAKLLADDIVPSRKVKVETTDGVVQLSGTVDSKAQSDRAESIAKAIDGVKSVKNDLKVK
- a CDS encoding DUF1328 domain-containing protein; translation: MFRWGIIFLVIALIAAALGFGGLAGTAAGAAKIVFVVGIILFLVSLFTGRRRP